The following proteins are co-located in the Pomacea canaliculata isolate SZHN2017 linkage group LG8, ASM307304v1, whole genome shotgun sequence genome:
- the LOC112570795 gene encoding uncharacterized protein LOC112570795, protein MEKVTSAPPVQEVVPSATMPTALEETVPVALKDIFVVREALASVPIEELTRVVVEDIVPCAASEVAKAAAAETPIAESNASSASAEPSTSELAESVEDKTTKKSPSPSRRPKTRSQTRTSTQNQAPLQTRYQTRRSLKAADVSFLQLPEEDQITKDIKEEPVKLVEESEATMASISLSHEEISSSFVATCSKEAASSSVVESEADVSSETEGLRHLSVLTRSRSAAVAHIPKESNTSVPEKHLKLPETTHCVLDLTKPPVDSSVSFEDDVEVESSSSTIAESLPAANNEAIAAQSPANSEASDDTIIVESSEAISSEAEAQLVKSHPSYVEIDPEESALNLTIASPILKAGSCRSVVQTEPEDLRAPAMPQDLSTSGCSRSRAVLDMPMDLSVRLATSESAASLLSISTTMSEDVQGFSETQSSPPAPISSSDILQRTDSMDSSTVKDTLLCGTSGFGPSSSRLSLDQDLALEASLMEDQSDEMPGSSPGLGVDAEGDPVDFSLAPIDFEELADLDDAPSAVPVEDSGEREEAVDSTYSDVEETGQMKADNTV, encoded by the exons ATGGAAAAAGTGACATCTGCTCCTCCAGTGCAAGAAGTGGTGCCTTCTGCAACAATGCCAACTGCTTTGGAAGAGACAGTACCTGTTGCCTTGAAGGATATATTTGTTGTGAGAGAAGCATTGGCATCTGTGCCCATTGAAGAACTCACACGTGTTGTCGTGGAAGACATAGTACCTTGTGCAGCATCTGAAGTTGCAAAAGCAGCAGCTGCTGAAACACCGATAGCAGAGTCAAATGCATCCTCTGCTTCTGCAGAACCCAGCACTTCAGAATTAGCCGAGTCTGTAGAAGACAAAACCACTAAGAAGTCTCCATCCCCTTCAAGACGACCAAAGACAAGGTCACAGACACGAACCTCAACCCAGAACCAAGCACCTTTGCAGACCAGGTACCAAACAAGGAGAAGTCTGAAGGCTGCTGATGTGAGTTTTCTACAACTTCCTGAGGAGGACCAAATAACAAAGGATATAAAAGAAGAACCTGTTAAACTGGTGGAAGAATCCGAAGCTACGATGGCATCCATTAGCTTGTCTCATGAGGAGATTTCATCTTCCTTTGTGGCAACATGTTCAAAGGAGGCAGCATCCTCCTCGGTTGTGGAATCTGAGGCAGATGTGTCCTCAGAGACTGAAGGTCTTCGTCACCTTTCTGTCCTTACCAGAAGCAGAAGTGCAGCAGTGGCACACATCCCAAAAGAGAGCAACACTTCTGTGCCAGAAAAACACTTGAAACTGCCAGAGACCACTCACTGTGTGTTAGATCTTACTAAACCTCCTGTGGACAGCAGTGTTTCTTTTGAGGATGATGTTGAGGTGGAGTCATCTTCTAGCACAATAGCAGAAAGCCTACCAGCAGCAAACAATGAGGCCATTGCAGCACAAAGCCCAGCAAACTCAGAGGCTTCTGATGATACCATTATTGTTGAAAGTAGCGAGGCCATAAGCTCAGAGGCAGAGGCTCAGTTAGTGAAATCACATCCATCTTATGTTGAAATTGACCCCGAAGAGAGTGCACTTAATCTTACCATAGCCTCTCCTATCCTGAAAGCTGGTAGCTGCCGCAGTGTTGTGCAGACAGAGCCAGAAGACTTAAGAGCACCAGCCATGCCACAGGACCTCAGTACTTCTGGCTGCTCCAGAAGCAGGGCTGTCCTAGACATGCCCATGGATTTGTCTGTCCGTCTTGCCACTTCCGAGTCAGCAGCCTCATTGCTGTCCATCAGCACAACCATGTCAGAAGACGTGCAGGGCTTCTCAGAGACGCAGTCTTCTCCCCCAGCCCCTATCTCTTCTTCAGACATTCTGCAGCGCACCGATTCCATGGACTCGTCAACAGTCAAAGACACACTTTTGTGTGGCACTTCAGGCTTTGGTCCCTCCTCCAGCAGACTTTCACTTGACCAGGATCTTGCACTGGAGGCATCCCTTATGGAGGACCAGTCTGATGAAATGCCTGGCTCATCCCCAGGATTGGGGGTTGATGCTGAAGGGGATCCAGTGGATTTTTCACTGGCACCCATTGATTTTGAGGAGTTAGCTGATTTAGATGATGCCCCTAGTGCTGTTCCTGTTGAGGACAGTGGGGAGAGGGAAGAAGCTGTGGACAGTACATACTCTGATGTGGAAGAGACAG GTCAGATGAAAGCAGATAATACTGTATAG
- the LOC112570767 gene encoding protein MEMO1-like isoform X2, with the protein MFVLETIILQKDDLNGQLEGWLSKAKDSQKPARAIIAPHAGYYYCGACGAHAYRQVDPATIKRVFILGPSHHVRMSGCALSGTEVYQTPLYDLTIDKEIYEKLYATGAFDTMSLGTDEAEHSIEMHLPYIAKVMESRRNQFTIIPILVGSLSPEKEQQYGAILSSYLADPENLFVVSSDFCHWGKRFNYTFYDKSCGKIWQSIEALDKTAMNIIEQMDPAGFTSYLRDYQNTICGRHPIGVLLNAIGCLRQNGNGVKMDMKFLKYAQSSQCVSPTDSSVSYAAGALVIH; encoded by the exons atgtttgttttggaAACAATAATATTGCAAA aaGATGACTTGAATGGTCAACTGGAGGGATGGCTTTCGAAGGCAAAAGATTCTCAAAAACCTGCAAGGGCCATTATAGCTCC GCATGCTGGATATTATTATTGTGGGGCATGTGGAGCCCACGCTTATCGGCAAGTTGACCCTGCCACAAT AAAACGTGTTTTCATCCTGGGGCCTTCTCACCATGTGAGGATGTCAGGATGTGCACTCTCAGGAACAGAAGTTTACCAAACTCCGCTTTATGATCTAACTATAGACAAAGAGA TTTATGAGAAACTCTATGCAACTGGTGCTTTTGACACAATGTCCCTCGGCACGGATGAAGCTGAACATAGTATAGAGATGCACCTGCCTTATATTGCAAAGGTCATGGAAAG TCGCAGAAATCAGTTCACCATCATACCAATTCTAGTTGGCTCATTATCACCAGAAAAAGAGCAGCAGTATGGAGCCATCCTCAGCAGCTACCTTGCAGATCCAGAAAATCTTTTTGTGGTTTCATCGGATTTCTGTCACTGGG GCAAGCGCTTCAACTACACGTTTTATGACAAATCCTGTGGGAAGATTTGGCAGTCTATAGAGGCCTTGGACAAAACG GCAATGAACATCATCGAGCAAATGGACCCAGCTGGCTTCACTTCTTACTTGAGGGACTATCAGAACACTATATGTGGCAGACACCCTATAGGTGTTCTGCTCAAT GCTATAGGCTGCTTACGTCAGAACGGCAATGGGGTCAAGATGGACATGAAATTTTTGAAGTATGCACAGTCCAGCCAGTGTGTGAGCCCAACTGACTCCTCAGTCAGCTATGCAGCAGGTGCCCTTGTGATTCATTGA
- the LOC112570767 gene encoding protein MEMO1-like isoform X3, producing the protein MSKVRRATHAGTWYTDVKDDLNGQLEGWLSKAKDSQKPARAIIAPHAGYYYCGACGAHAYRQVDPATIKRVFILGPSHHVRMSGCALSGTEVYQTPLYDLTIDKEIYEKLYATGAFDTMSLGTDEAEHSIEMHLPYIAKVMESRRNQFTIIPILVGSLSPEKEQQYGAILSSYLADPENLFVVSSDFCHWGKRFNYTFYDKSCGKIWQSIEALDKTAIGCLRQNGNGVKMDMKFLKYAQSSQCVSPTDSSVSYAAGALVIH; encoded by the exons ATGTCTAAGGTTCGCCGGGCAACGCATGCAGGAACCTGGTACACAGACGTAA aaGATGACTTGAATGGTCAACTGGAGGGATGGCTTTCGAAGGCAAAAGATTCTCAAAAACCTGCAAGGGCCATTATAGCTCC GCATGCTGGATATTATTATTGTGGGGCATGTGGAGCCCACGCTTATCGGCAAGTTGACCCTGCCACAAT AAAACGTGTTTTCATCCTGGGGCCTTCTCACCATGTGAGGATGTCAGGATGTGCACTCTCAGGAACAGAAGTTTACCAAACTCCGCTTTATGATCTAACTATAGACAAAGAGA TTTATGAGAAACTCTATGCAACTGGTGCTTTTGACACAATGTCCCTCGGCACGGATGAAGCTGAACATAGTATAGAGATGCACCTGCCTTATATTGCAAAGGTCATGGAAAG TCGCAGAAATCAGTTCACCATCATACCAATTCTAGTTGGCTCATTATCACCAGAAAAAGAGCAGCAGTATGGAGCCATCCTCAGCAGCTACCTTGCAGATCCAGAAAATCTTTTTGTGGTTTCATCGGATTTCTGTCACTGGG GCAAGCGCTTCAACTACACGTTTTATGACAAATCCTGTGGGAAGATTTGGCAGTCTATAGAGGCCTTGGACAAAACG GCTATAGGCTGCTTACGTCAGAACGGCAATGGGGTCAAGATGGACATGAAATTTTTGAAGTATGCACAGTCCAGCCAGTGTGTGAGCCCAACTGACTCCTCAGTCAGCTATGCAGCAGGTGCCCTTGTGATTCATTGA
- the LOC112570767 gene encoding protein MEMO1-like isoform X1 → MSKVRRATHAGTWYTDVKDDLNGQLEGWLSKAKDSQKPARAIIAPHAGYYYCGACGAHAYRQVDPATIKRVFILGPSHHVRMSGCALSGTEVYQTPLYDLTIDKEIYEKLYATGAFDTMSLGTDEAEHSIEMHLPYIAKVMESRRNQFTIIPILVGSLSPEKEQQYGAILSSYLADPENLFVVSSDFCHWGKRFNYTFYDKSCGKIWQSIEALDKTAMNIIEQMDPAGFTSYLRDYQNTICGRHPIGVLLNAIGCLRQNGNGVKMDMKFLKYAQSSQCVSPTDSSVSYAAGALVIH, encoded by the exons ATGTCTAAGGTTCGCCGGGCAACGCATGCAGGAACCTGGTACACAGACGTAA aaGATGACTTGAATGGTCAACTGGAGGGATGGCTTTCGAAGGCAAAAGATTCTCAAAAACCTGCAAGGGCCATTATAGCTCC GCATGCTGGATATTATTATTGTGGGGCATGTGGAGCCCACGCTTATCGGCAAGTTGACCCTGCCACAAT AAAACGTGTTTTCATCCTGGGGCCTTCTCACCATGTGAGGATGTCAGGATGTGCACTCTCAGGAACAGAAGTTTACCAAACTCCGCTTTATGATCTAACTATAGACAAAGAGA TTTATGAGAAACTCTATGCAACTGGTGCTTTTGACACAATGTCCCTCGGCACGGATGAAGCTGAACATAGTATAGAGATGCACCTGCCTTATATTGCAAAGGTCATGGAAAG TCGCAGAAATCAGTTCACCATCATACCAATTCTAGTTGGCTCATTATCACCAGAAAAAGAGCAGCAGTATGGAGCCATCCTCAGCAGCTACCTTGCAGATCCAGAAAATCTTTTTGTGGTTTCATCGGATTTCTGTCACTGGG GCAAGCGCTTCAACTACACGTTTTATGACAAATCCTGTGGGAAGATTTGGCAGTCTATAGAGGCCTTGGACAAAACG GCAATGAACATCATCGAGCAAATGGACCCAGCTGGCTTCACTTCTTACTTGAGGGACTATCAGAACACTATATGTGGCAGACACCCTATAGGTGTTCTGCTCAAT GCTATAGGCTGCTTACGTCAGAACGGCAATGGGGTCAAGATGGACATGAAATTTTTGAAGTATGCACAGTCCAGCCAGTGTGTGAGCCCAACTGACTCCTCAGTCAGCTATGCAGCAGGTGCCCTTGTGATTCATTGA
- the LOC112570884 gene encoding N-alpha-acetyltransferase 30-like produces MAECDSGQQSLSAYGGAQEQGGACSPLTFAEATQPVDHVALGGTDFETLIKHKKHQNGLVTHLLKTTDDTDNGESADSGHGSSCQECECASTLSQLIIESEITCLSLSDDPSADPATCHHNTDLSPESGREENSGIRYVVYESEEQMPDIIRLITKDLSEPYSIYTYRYFIHNWPKLCFLAMDGDKCVGAIVCKLDMHKKMVRRGYIAMLAVDADYRRKKLGSSLVTKAIRAMIADDCDEVVLETEITNKAALRLYENLGFIRDKRLFRYYLNGVDALRLKLWLR; encoded by the exons ATGGCTGAATGTGATAGTGGGCAGCAGTCGTTATCTGCATATGGTGGTGCTCAAGAACAAGGTGGTGCGTGTTCACCTCTCACCTTTGCAGAAGCCACACAACCTGTGGATCACGTCGCTCTTGGTGGTACAGACTTCGAAACTTTAATTaaacacaagaaacatcaaaatgGTCTAGTGACTCATTTGCTGAAAACCACGGATGATACAGACAATGGCGAGAGTGCTGATTCAGGACACGGCAGCAGCTGCCAAGAATGTGAATGTGCGTCCACGTTGTCTCAACTTATAATTGAATCAGAAATtacttgtctgtctctctcagatGACCCATCTGCAGATCCAGCCACATGTCATCATAATACTGACCTATCCCCAGAGTCAGGTAGAGAGGAGAATTCAGGCATCAGATACGTTGTATATGAATCAGAAGAACAGATGCCAGACATAATCAGACTCATAACCAAAGATCTGTCCGAACCTTATTCCATATACACTTACAGATACTTTATTCATAACTGGCCCAAATTGTGTTTTCTG gCTATGGATGGTGACAAGTGTGTGGGTGCAATTGTTTGTAAGCTGGACATGCACAAAAAGATGGTGAGGCGAGGTTACATTGCAATGCTGGCTGTTGATGCTGACTACCGACGAAAAAAATTG g GTTCCAGCCTTGTGACGAAAGCTATTCGAGCCATGATAGCTGATGACTGTGATGAG GTTGTTCTCGAGACAGAGATCACCAATAAAGCTGCATTGCGCTTATATGAAAATCTTGGGTTCATTCGTGACAAGCGCCTCTTTCGTTACTACTTGAATGGAGTTGATGCCCTTCGTCTGAAACTGTGGCTGAGATAA
- the LOC112570492 gene encoding cytochrome c oxidase assembly factor 6 homolog, whose protein sequence is MSFPKSEERKKCWSARDSYWECLTDNNDDSIKCSQQRALFEKCCSSQWVKHFDRKREFIKYKEKLETEGFYPADSGRSKTQT, encoded by the exons ATGTCATTTCCAAAATCAGAGGAACGAAAGAAATGTTGGTCAGCAAGGGACAGCTACTGGGAATGTCTCACAGACAACAATGACGACTCAATTAAGTGTAGCCAACAACGTGCACTATTTGAAAAATGCTGCAGTAGTCAATGG GTGAAGCACTTTGACCGCAAACGAGAGTTTATCAAATACAAGGAGAAATTAGAAACAGAGGGCTTTTACCCAGCAGATTCTGGAAGATCCAAGACACAAACATGA